ACACCACCAACACCGCCGCCATGGCCGCCGGTTTCGCGGCGATCAAGAACAAGACCGGGGCGATCATGAACTCGATCTCGGCCCAGCCCGAACGCATGGAGAAGCTGATCCCGGTGGCCGCCGAGGCCGGCTGCAACGCCATCACCCTGCTCTGGGGCCCGGAAGGCATGCCGCGCGACTCCAACGAGCGCTGCGCCATGGCCGTCGACCTGATGATGGCTTTGAACGAGGCCGGCATCCCCAACGAGAAGATGATCTTCGATCCCATCGCCACCCCGATCACCCTGGGCGCCGACCAGATCGCCTCCGGCCTGGAGTTTTTGAGCATGCTGCAGGAGATCGCCCCCGGGGCCCGCTCCACCGTCGGCCTCTCCAACGTCAGTAACGGCGTGGCCCACGAACTGCGGGGTTATCTGGACCGCACCTATCTGATCATGCTGATGAAGTACAACCTGACCACCGCCATCGTCAACTCCTACGACCCCGAGTTGATGGCCCTCTGCCGCGGCGAGCGCCAGACCATCGTCAGCATGGTCCACGAGATGATGGACGGCAACGACCCCGATCCCGCCACCCTCGACCAGAAGGCCCTGGAGCATTACAAGACCTACAAGGTATTGTCCGGCCAGAATGTCTTCTCCGAGTCGTGGCTGAGCCTTTAAAAGACAGTTATAAGTTTAAAGTTTAAAGTTACAAGTTGTGGAAGGTACTGTTTGAAGCTCCAGACTTCGAATCCACTGCCGGCCATCTGATCAGTAACAACCGAAACTTATAACTTATAACTTTTCACTTATAACTCGTTGTTTTATGGGTTATCCTGGGGGCTGGCAACGGCCCCTTTTTTATTGTGACCAACTCGCAGTTGAGCACCCATGGCCGACATCCCTTCCCACCACATGATCTACGGGACGCTGACCGATTTCGTCACCGGCGAGGCCCTGGTCGACACCGACGACGAGCGCTACCGGCAGAAGCTGGCCCGCCTGCTGGTCGAGGAGAAGGGCTTTGCCAAAGACGAGCTGGAACCGCGGCGCAAGATCGAGACCCTGTTCGCCGGCTGCTTCGTGGTTTCGACCATCGAACTGGTGGTGCGGTTGGCCGGGCGGCCCCTGCTGCTCCTGCGCTACGGGCCCGGTTCCCTGGTCACCCGGGAGCGGCCCACGGTGGCGGCGGCCCGGGTCCTGGAGGAAGCCACCGTCATCCCGCTGGCGGTGATCAGCAACGGCGAGGACGCCGAGCTGCTGGACACGGTGAGCGGCAAGGTGCTCGCCCCCGGCCTGGCCGCCATACCCGACCGGGCCCAGTTGGTCGCCCTGGCCGAAAGCCAGCCGCTGCTGCCGGGCCTGCCCGCCGCGCGGCGGGAAAAGGAATTAAGAATTCTGAACGCCTTCGATGTCGAGGGCTGCTGCGTCGGCGGGCCCTGCGCCCTGCCCGGCGCCAGCGAAGGTTAATATCCCGCCTCGCTTTTCTTCCAAACGGACAGGTATATCCTATCCAGCCTCTAGCTTTTCCCTATCGGTTCCCTGGCCGACATCGGACCTTTGTATTTGTTCTTTGGTCTTTTCCTTGCTATTAGATCCTTTCCCGGCCAATTTCAGTTTTTACTAAACTAGCTGGCGATTGATCGTCGCGCTTCGCACTTGGAGAATATCATGCAGAAGAACATTTTGGGCCTGATCCTGACGATGCTTCTTGTCTTTGCCTCCCCGGCCTTCGCCAACAAGGTTTCCGGGGTGATTACCATGGATTTCGATCTGTCGGCCCAGCCGGCCGGGCAGGAGGTCAAGCTCTGGCTACCCTATCCGGTGACCGATGGTGATCAGGACATCACCGGGGTCAAGCTGGAGGGCGACTACACCGAGGCGGCGGTCTACACCGACAGGGTTTTCGGCACCCCGGTGCTCTATGCCCGCTGGGACAAGACGGCCACCGACCGGCAGCTGTCCCTGTCCTTCACGGCCGCCCGCCACGAGGTAGCCCGCCGGAATTTCCCGGCGCAGGAAGCGGCCTGGGACCCGGCCGATTACGCCCTCTATCTGGCGCCCACCTCGCTGGCCCCCTTCACCGAACAGATCACCAAGCTGGCGGCCGAGATCACCAAGGGCCAGACAGGGGTGCTGGCCAAGGCCCGGGCGGTCTATGACTGGACGGTGGACAACACCTACCGCAAGCCCGAGACCCGGGGCTGCGGCAAGGGTGATGTCTGCCTGCTCCTCCAGGATCCGGGCGGCAAGTGCGCCGACATCAGCTCGGTTTATATCGCCCTGGCCCGGGCCGCCGGGGTGCCGGCCCGCGAGGTCTTCGGCATCCGGATGGGCAAGGACATGAGCCAGGATATCTCCACCTGGCAGCATTGCTGGGCCGAGTTCTACCTGCCCGGTTACGGCTGGGTCCCGGTCGATCCGGCCGATGTCCGCAAGAAGATGCTGGTCGAGAAACTGGAACTGAACGAGGCCAGGACCAGGGAGTACCGCGAGTACTTCTGGGGCGGGGTCGATGCCTACCGGCTCCGCTTGAGCGAGGGCCGCGACCTGACCTTGAATCCGCCGCAGGCCGGGGAACCGCTCAACTACCTGATGTACCCCTTCGCCCAGGTGGGCGACGCTACCCTGGACTGGCTCGACCCGGCCACCTTCAAGTACACCCTGCTCTACCATCAGATGAGGGACGGCCATGGTCTGGTCGATACCGAGGGGCTCAAGAAGATGCTCGACGGCAAGGCCACGCTGACCGTAATCGATGCCCGCAACCCCGAGGAGTATCAGGAAGTCCACATCAAAGGGGCGATCAGCATCCCGGTCAAGCAATGGGATAAATTTGCCGGCCAGTTGCCGGCGGAGAAGTCGGCCCGCCTGGTCTTCTACTGCAATGGCAGCAAATGCGGCAAGTCCAAGAAGGCGGCGGCCAGGGCCATCGCCGCCGGCTATGACAATGTCTTCATCTATGCCGAGGGCATGCCGGTCTGGGAGGAGAAGGGGCTGCCGATCTACGCCGGGCCCGATTACGAAAAAAGGATTGAGACCACCAAGATCGCCCCGGCCGAGCTGCAGAGTCTGATCAACAGCGGCGCCACCAACCTCACCGTGGTCGATGTCCGCGACCCGGAGGAGTTCCAGGCCGGCCATATCCCCGACGCCATCAACATCCCGGTGGCCGGCTTTGCGGCCGGATCCGAGGTGCTGGACAAGGAGAAACAGATCGTCGTCTACTGCAACTCCGGGGGCCGCAGCTACAACGCCTACCGGAAGTTGCAGAAGCTCGGCTACGAGAAGATCAACCAGGCCATCTTCGCCGACTGGCGGGAAGCCGGTCTGCCGGTGGAGAAATAGGCTTGAGGTGCGAGGTAAGAAGAAGATTTTAACGCCAAGGCGCCAAGGCGCTGAGGTTTTGTTGGTGTGCCGATTTCGTTTGCCCGCAACAAACCCACCTTTGCGCCTCTGCGTCCTGGCGTTAGAGAAAAAGATCGTTACTACATTAAGGAAACCATCATGAACAACGCAACTTTTGAGGTAAAAGCCTACCCCGAGATGTGGGCCGGGCTTGACATGGACGTACCCCGCTTTGACAAGGCGCGGCAGATGCTGGGCGAGGTCTATGGCAAACTGTTTCTGGCCCAGAAGAACCGGCCGCAAAAGATGGGCTATTTCGATCAAATGATCTCGGAAATCTTCGGCGGCCGGATCCAGGAGATGCTGGAAGTAAAAAAGAGCGGCAAGCCGGTGGTCGGCACCTTCTGCGTCTATATCCCCGAGGAGATCGTGGTGGCGGCCGGCGGGGTTTGCGTCGGCCTCTGCGGCGGCTCGCCCGGCTCGATCCCGGACGCCGAAAAAATTCTGCCCCGCAATATCTGCCCCATGGTCAAATCGGCCTATGGCTTCAAGGCGGGTCGTATCTGCCCCTATTTCCAGAGCGTTGATTTTGTTTACGGCGAGACCACCTGCGACGCCAAGAAAAAGACCTGGGAGATCCTCGACCGGCTGGTGCCCACCTACGTCATGGAGATCCCCCAGATGAAAAAGGCGCGGGACCGCGCGCTCTGGCTGGAAGAGGTGAAGGATTTTAAAGCCAAGGTCGAAGAGGTCTGCAAGAAGGCCATTTCCGCCGAGGATCTGGCCGGGGCGATCCGGGTGATCAACGACAAGCGCCGCGCCCTGCAGCGGTTAACCAAACTCCGTGCCGCCAATCCGGCGCCGATCAGCGGCAAGGACGCCCTGCTCATTGAACAGATCGCCTTCTATGACGAGCCGGTGCGCTTTGCCGAAAAGGTCAACGAACTCTGCGACGAGCTTGAAGGAAGGGTCGCGGAAGGTTCAGGGGCTTTCCCGGCCGAGGCCCCCCGGGTGATGGTCTCCGGCACCCCCATGGCCCTGCCCAACTGGAAGGTCCACAACCTGCTGGAATCGGCCGGGGCGGTGGTGGTGGGCGAGGAGTCCTGCATCGGCACCCGCTATTTCAAGGACCTGATCGCCGAAGGCGAGATCGCCATGGACCGCCAGCTTGAGGTGTTGACCGATCGCTACATGCAGATCGACTGCTCCTGCTTCACCCCCAACGACGAACGGGTCCATCAGGTGCTGAAGGAATATCGCGCTTCCAAGGCCCAGGGCGTGCTGCATTACTCCTTGCAGTTCTGTCACACCTACAACATCGAGGAGATCAAGATCCGCGAGATGTGCGAGAAGGAAGGGATTCCCTATCTCTCCATCGAGACGGACTATTCCCCCGAGGATGTCGGCCAGTTGCAGACGAGAATAGAAGCCTTTCTGGAGCAGATTCGGGGCTGAGATGCAGATCGGTATTGATTTAGGTTCGCGGACGATCAAGGTTGCCGTCATCCGTGACGGCAACCTGCTCGACCAGCAGCTGGCCGAGAGCGGCTTCGATCCCTATGGCCAGGCCCTGGAGATGGTCGGCAAATATGGGGCGGGGCGGATCGTGGCCACCGGCTACGGCCGCCATCTGGCCGCCGAGCATTTCGCCCATGAGGTGATCACCGAGATCAAGGCCCACGCCCTCGGCGCCCGCCATTTTTTCCCGGATTGCCGGACCATTGTCGATATCGGCGGCCAGGACTCCAAGGTCATTGCCCTGGACCGGCAGGGCCGGGTCAGTAATTTTCAGATGAACGACAAGTGCGCCGCCGGCACCGGCCGCTTCCTGGAGATTATGGCCGCCACCCTTGGCTTCCGGCTCGATGAATTCGGGTCGGAAGCCCTGAGGTCTGAAACCGAGGTCGGGATCAACTCCATGTGTACGGTCTTTGCCGAGTCGGAGGTGATTTCCATGAAGAACCGTGGTTTTTCGCCAAAGGATATTGCCATGGGCGTGCATCTGTCGGTGGTTAATCGGATGGTTGGCATGCTCAATCGAATGGGACACGGTGAGACCATCGTCTTTTCCGGTGGCGTGGCCCGCAACCCCTGCGTTGTCAAGTTACTCCGGGAACGTCTCCCCGAGGCGCGGGTGGTCTCACCCGAGTCCCCGGACCTGGTTGGCGCCATCGGGGCCGCCTTGCACGCCGGCTATTAGCAGGAGGTCAGAGATGCCAACCTGGAAGAAGAAAGACGAGGACGGGCAGGTTCATTTCCAATTTCTCTGCGGCCCTTGTAATGCAAAGAAAAAGATTCTTCTGGAGAGGGACCACTGGATCCTGAGCCGGGATGGTGAACCGGCCTCCTGCAATGATTGTGTGCTGCAGTGTGCCTTGACGGCCCGGCAACTCTGGGGCGCTGAGGATCGGTTGCGCTATGCAGTTTGTGACAGATGTCCGACCCTTGAAAAATGTGAATTGAAAGGAAGATATTATTGCTGACCAACGTTGAAATAATTGTGAAGCAAAAAAACAAAGGAGAAATATCATCATGAAAAAATTTGTTCTGATCATCTGTACCGCATTTCTGGCCTTTGCACAGCAGGGCATGGCCGCTGATTACCAGTATGTGTCAGCCGAAGAGCTGAAAGGCTGGCTCGAAGCGGAAAGGACAGTGCTCCTGGTGGATATCCAGGAAAAGCAGGATTTCGCTGCCCACCATATCAAGGGGTCGCTGGAGACCAATGCCTATCCGGTCAAGTCGGATGCCGAGCGACAGACCATTGACCCTGCGGTCAACCGGGCCAAGGACTATGAAGCCGTTGTTGTCGTCTGCCCGCGCGGCAAGGGGGGCGCGAAACGGACCTATGACTATCTCAAGGAGCAAGGGGTGCCGGAGGCAAAGCTCACCATTCTGACCGGCGGCATGGAGCAATGGCCATATAAGGAATGGGTTGCCGGCAAATAATTCGATAGGGACAATGGTGCTGGTGCGCCCGGCGGTCTTCAAAACCGTGCGCCTGGTCTGCAAAACCAGGAGGAGGTTCGATTCCCCTTGTCCCTTCCACACTTGATATGAGTATTGAGATGAAACACGTCACCATCGGGGTTGCCGGACATGTTGATCACGGCAAGACCTCCTTTGTCAAACAGATAACCGGTATTGACACGGACCGGCATCCCGAGGAAAAACGGCGCGGGCTGTCGTTGGAGGCGGGTATTGCCTGCTGGCCGCGGCCGGATGGAACGGTTGCTTCATTTGTGGATGTGCCCGGGCACCAGGATTTCCTGAAGAATACGGTGCGCGGGTTGCAGGGTGTCGACCTTGCCGTTCTCCTGGTGGCGGCCGATGACGGCGTCATGCCGCAGACCAGAGAGCATCTGGACATTCTCTCTTTTTTCAAGGTCAACGACGGGATGGTGGTTCTGTCAAAAACGGATTGCGTTGATGCCGAGACCGTGGAACTGGCCGAACTGGAGATCATGGAACTGACGGCGGGCACCTTTCTGGAAGGAAAACCGGTTATCCGTTTTTCGGCCATTAACGGCAGCGGCAGGGAAGAGATCATAACCTTGCTTGACCTGGCCATGACACAATCTTCCGGGAAACCACCGGCTATGCCCTTCCGGCTCTGGATCGACCAGATCCGAAGTTTTTCAGGGATCGGCACGGTGGTAAGCGGCACGGTGCTGTCCGGTGAGATCCGGGTCAACGATGATCTTTCGATTCAGCCGAATGGGATCACCACCCGGGTTCGTTCCCTGGAAGAGCATGGCCGGAAAATCGACGAGGCGACGGCCGGACAGCGAATCGGCATCAATCTTCACCGCGTCGGGGTGGACGACATCTGTCGGGGCATGTGTCTTGCTGCGCCGGGACAATACCCCCCCGTATCCCACTTTAACGCGACCATGCAAATCCCACCGCATGCAGGTACAGGCATCAAGGAGAGGCAGAAGGTCAAACTCTATCTTGGCGTCTCGGTCCTTACCGCCACCGTTAAATTTATCGACTCCCCTCCTGACGGAACAGCCGGGAACAGCCTTGTGCAGATGCAACTTAAAAAGCCTGCCGTGGTGGCGGCAGGGGATCATTTCGTGGTCACGCCCTTGAACAGGAACGCCGTCATTGCCGGCGGCAGCGTCCTTGAGCACAGCGGCGAAAAAGTACGTGAAGCAAACAAAGCAATAATTTCCGGTAGGCTCAAGGCGCTGCAGGCCGATGACCTAGCCGCCTATGTTGCACAATTCTGCCGATTGCACCCCGGCATCCCCATTGATGTGAACTCTCTGGCTATCAGGACAATCTGGTCGCCGGCAAGAATAGAAGGGTATGTTGCCTCGGGCCTTAAGGCTAAAACCCTGGTTGATTTATCCGCCGGTAAAATAGTTCGGGCGCCCGATCTTGAAACTTTTACCAGCCGTTTTGTCGATATACTCAAGGCGGCATTTGCAGCCAAGCCTGACCGGCAGCCCATGCAGGTTCCGGAGCTCATCCATCAATGCCGACCGGCCTGTGACGAGAAACTCGCCGTGCGGATCGTTGATGATCTCTGCCGCAAAGGACTGTGGGACAGAATGAAAGGGGGTATTACACCTGCCGATTTCAGGCAGCGGCTTCCTGAAGATTTAACCGGGGTGGGCGCCCTGCTGCAACGGTACGCCGAAGACCAGGGCCTCCGGCCTTTCAGCGCCGGATATTTCGTCAAGACGGCGGAAATACCGCTCACCTTGCGACAGACCCAGCGAACCCTCGATTTTTTCTGTAAAACAGGCGAAATGATCCGCTTGAACAACGAGCGTTATCTCACCTCCTCTGCCATGGCAGGAATCAAGAAAAAAGTCGGCGCCTGGATCGTCGACAGGGGGGAACTCTGCCTGCGGGACTGTAAGGAGGCGCTTGACTTTAACCGGAGCCTCGGTCTGCCGGTGCTGGAATATCTCGATCAGATCGGTTTTACTATACAGCATGGAGAAGGACGAATTGTGGCCAATAGCGATTTGAACCAAACGCCTGGACTTTGAGAAGGAGAAGAAATGCGGAATTCACCTGAGTTTTTCGGGGAGTTGATCGGCACCTTTATTTTGGTGTTTTTCGGTTGCGGCTCGGTAGCGGTAACCGTGCTTTTTTCTGCCCACAACGGTCTTTTTCAGGTTGCCGCCGTCTGGGGCCTGGGGGTGACGCTCGCCATCTACGCCACCCGCCATCTTTCTTGCGCCCATCTCAATCCGGCGGTCAGTGTTGCCATGGTGTTGGGGCACCGGATGACAGTGCGCAGACTGCCGGTTTATCTGTCGGCGCAGTTCGTCGGCGCTTTTCTGGCGGCGACCGTGCTCTACACCCTGTTTTCCGGATCAATTGCCGCCTATGAAACCATGCACGGGATCGTGCGGGGAAGTCAGGAGTCCATACAAACTGCAATGATGTTCGGCGAATATTATCCGAATCCCGGGGCCGGCGCCAACGCGGTTGTTTCGTACTGGAATGCCTTTGGCGCCGAGGCTGTTGGCACCTTCATTCTGGTGATGATGATTTTTGCGCTGACCGAGGGCTGCAATGTCGGACGGCCCGATGATGCCTTGGCGCCATTGTTCATCGGCATGACAGTGGCAGCCATTATCTGCGTGATCGCCCCTCTTACCCAGGCAGGCCTCAATCCGGCCCGGGACTTAGGGCCCCGAATCTTCGCCTGGCTGGCGGGATGGAAAGGTGCGGCTTTTCCTGATGACCGGTATGGCTTTCTGGTTATTTATGTCGCGGCGCCCATTTTAGGCGGGGCTGCAGCCTCACTGTTATTCGTCCGATTTCTCGAACCGATGATGAACAAAAAGAACAGTTGCAATTGTTGTGAATAATTAACTTTTTTTTACAGGAAAACAATGACCACGAATACTCTCGATAAAGACAAACTACGCGATTATTACGGCAAAATAATCCAGGGCAGCAAAGATCTCCAGACCAGTGTCTGCTGCTGCACCGACGAAAATCTGACGCCTTCAGTTCGAAGGGCGCTCACTGAAATCAATGATGAAATCCTGACCAGGTTTTATGGCTGCGGTTCGCCGTTGCCTCCCGCTCTTGCGGGCTGTACCATGCTTGATCTTGGCTGCGGCTCCGGCCGGGACGCCTTTCTTGCCGCGAAGCTTGTCGGTCCATCAGGGTATGTCATAGGTGTCGACATGACCGAGGAGCAGCTGGAAGTTGCCCGCCGCAATATCGATACCCAGATGATCAGGTTTGGCTTTGCCAAACCGAATATTGATTTCAGAAATGGCTATATCGAAGACCTCAAAGCCCTGGATATCGCCGACAATTCCGTTGATGTCGTAATTTCCAACTGTGTCATCAACCTCTCGCCTGATAAACGGAGTGTCTTTTCCGAGATTTTCCGGGTCCTGAAACCGGGCGGGGAACTCCTCTTTGCCGATGTATTTGCCGGACGAAGGGTGCCGGAACAATTCTATCTCGACCCCGTGTTGCACGGTGAATGCCTGGCCGGAGCGATGTATCGGGAGGATTTCCGCCGGTTGCTGCGTGACCTGGGCTGTCTCGACTTCCGCAAGACCGCGAGCTGCATGATCGATTTGGGCAATCCCGAGATCGAGGCGAAAATCGGCATGGTGGATTTCTACTCGGAAACCATTCGGGCCTTTAAGCTGGACAGTCTGGAAGACATCTGCGAGGACTACGGCCAGACCGCGACCTACCACGGCACCGTTGCCGATTTTCCCCATTTCTTCGACCTGGACGACCACCACCGGTTTATTACCGGCAAGCCGATGCTTGTTTGTGGAAACACTGCTTCAATGCTGGCGGAAACCCGTTATGCTCCACACTTCACCGTCATCGGTGATCGAAGCTCACATTTTGGCCCCTTTATCTGTGGATCCGGTTCCGAGAAAGCGGCAGATGATGATGGTTGCGGTGGCGCCTGTTGTTGAGCGGTGTCGCTGCCTTTTGCTGATCAGGGCGCAGCAGCGGTTAGTTCTCTCAGGAGTTGCAGCAGGTTTTCACCGGTCCGGAAATCCTCGTTCATGCGCACCTTGCCACTTGGATCGATTACCACGGTGGTGGCCATGGTGGCATTAAAGATTCCGGTGACGACCTGGCCGGGATCAGCCGCTGCCAGCCAGTTTCCCCCGGCAAATCCCGCGTCCTGCTGGGCCTGAGTGGTGCTGGCCGTGGAGCCGGAAAGGTAATCAATTGCCAGGTAAACGACTCTGTTTCCGGTGAATTCGGGCATGATCTGGAACTGGATATGGTCCATATGAGCCGAACAGACCGGACACCACATGGTGAAATAAATCACCACGGCATCGGCCTCGTTTGCTCCTCCCTGCAGATAATCCGAGAGGGTGAAGGTGTTGTAATCGGTGGTGATCAGGGCAAAATCCGGAGAGGTGTTTCCGGGAAGTCCACCTGTTTCATCAGTTGCGACCGGACGTTCGTCGTCACCGGAAGGGAAGAGATCATCGGTGGCTCCACCGCAACCGGCGATAAAAATGAGAAACAGGAGTATGACTCCAAACCGGCACCATTGATTCCGGATAATCCGCCGGGGATTGTTAATAGAAAACATGCTTGACTCCCAGAGAGAAAATATCCGTGGCCGGGCAGTTATTGCCCCAATCATCGCTTGGTCGGCTCGTTGTGTATCCAAGGGTCAAGGCCCAGTCGTCGGCAAAGGAAAGAAGGCTTGTGGAGAGACCGACACTCCGTTTACGCAGCCCGCTGGTTTCATCCGTGATCCCATTGATGGTTGCTTTATCTTCATGGCGGTCGCTGTAGGTGATGGTCGTGATCAACGTCATCCCGGTAGTGGCCTCCCAGGGTAGATCCCAGGTGTATCCCACTGCCACCGAACCGTTTCTCGTATTGCCGAGCTGCTTTTTGTAGGGTTCTACATATCGACCGTACTCCCTGTTTACCTTGCGTTCAAAATGGTGTCCCGTTCCCCCGTTGAGGGTAAAGGTCCAGGGGAAAATACTTTTATCTATCATGATATTCAAGTCAGCCCGGTAAAACCCTCTCCCGGTGATATCGAAGCTGTTGTCCACATCATCATATGGAGAAACCCCGGTCGGAATCAATAAACCTGTACCGATGTATATCGATGGGGTCAGGTCTTTGAGCCTTGATATTTTAGTGACGCAACTGGGAGACTTGAAAGTTTCGTAGGTGACTGCAACGCTCGCATCTCCCATGCCTTCAGTGGTTGAATCGACAGCCGAATATCTGTTGCGGTTCCATACATAAGGCAGATTCAGTGACCCCTGCCAATCGGCACCGAGCCGTTGGGCCAGGGCAAGGGATACCCGATACTGGGAGAGGTCTGAGTCCGGAGGATCCGGACGCCAGTCGCTCTTCAGATCGTAGTAGCCGTCATACTTTTCCCAGGCGGTATCCATGGAAACAGCGGAGATGGCGGTCTTGGGGAGAATCAGCGAGCCGCCTCCTCCCCCGCCGCAACAGGATCCGGCCCGGCTCCCGGTCGGCATTGCCAGAACGATGCCGACCAGGGCAAGGGTGGTGATCTGTTTGATTGATGTGGAAAGAAACTGCATGATCATGGTGTTACCGTGAAAGTGGCCGGATTTCCGGCCACAGTGCCATCAGTGGTTTTCTCAACACCATTCACTGTCAGCCGGACCAGAATGTCGTTGCTCTGTCCATCAACCAGTCCTGTCAAAGCCGAAATGCTCCAATGACCGGTGGCATCATCAGTCATTGTTCTCCAGTTTAAGCCACCATCGGTTGAAACCTCGACAGCAACAGAGTTTACCGTCCAGATTGTTCCGTTTTCGTCATGCAGATCCAGGCCAAGTGCAAGGGCCGGATGGGTCATCATGTTCTGGTCGCGGGTGGCAATAAATAATCCCAGCGTGTGATTGCCGGTTGTCCCAGACAGGCTGTCCTTGAAAAGGTAATAGCTGCGTACCTGCTGATTGCCCATGATACTGATCTTGTCGTTGGCATCCTTGAGAGTGGCTCTGGTGGTATCGCCCATGGCCATACCCACTGTTGGGTAGAAGGTGGCGGTTTCACCATTAACGGTGATATCGAGTGACCAGTAACCGGCCGACATGCCATTCA
This genomic window from Pseudomonadota bacterium contains:
- a CDS encoding methyltransferase domain-containing protein, with amino-acid sequence MTTNTLDKDKLRDYYGKIIQGSKDLQTSVCCCTDENLTPSVRRALTEINDEILTRFYGCGSPLPPALAGCTMLDLGCGSGRDAFLAAKLVGPSGYVIGVDMTEEQLEVARRNIDTQMIRFGFAKPNIDFRNGYIEDLKALDIADNSVDVVISNCVINLSPDKRSVFSEIFRVLKPGGELLFADVFAGRRVPEQFYLDPVLHGECLAGAMYREDFRRLLRDLGCLDFRKTASCMIDLGNPEIEAKIGMVDFYSETIRAFKLDSLEDICEDYGQTATYHGTVADFPHFFDLDDHHRFITGKPMLVCGNTASMLAETRYAPHFTVIGDRSSHFGPFICGSGSEKAADDDGCGGACC
- a CDS encoding dihydropteroate synthase encodes the protein MSSNLVLGIAESINIMGTRSGTAMKAREKGPIQEMAKEETAAGAAWLDLNVGPARKDGTELLPWVVQTIEEVTPLPLCLDTTNTAAMAAGFAAIKNKTGAIMNSISAQPERMEKLIPVAAEAGCNAITLLWGPEGMPRDSNERCAMAVDLMMALNEAGIPNEKMIFDPIATPITLGADQIASGLEFLSMLQEIAPGARSTVGLSNVSNGVAHELRGYLDRTYLIMLMKYNLTTAIVNSYDPELMALCRGERQTIVSMVHEMMDGNDPDPATLDQKALEHYKTYKVLSGQNVFSESWLSL
- a CDS encoding type I restriction enzyme HsdR N-terminal domain-containing protein; amino-acid sequence: MADIPSHHMIYGTLTDFVTGEALVDTDDERYRQKLARLLVEEKGFAKDELEPRRKIETLFAGCFVVSTIELVVRLAGRPLLLLRYGPGSLVTRERPTVAAARVLEEATVIPLAVISNGEDAELLDTVSGKVLAPGLAAIPDRAQLVALAESQPLLPGLPAARREKELRILNAFDVEGCCVGGPCALPGASEG
- a CDS encoding 2-hydroxyacyl-CoA dehydratase family protein; translation: MNNATFEVKAYPEMWAGLDMDVPRFDKARQMLGEVYGKLFLAQKNRPQKMGYFDQMISEIFGGRIQEMLEVKKSGKPVVGTFCVYIPEEIVVAAGGVCVGLCGGSPGSIPDAEKILPRNICPMVKSAYGFKAGRICPYFQSVDFVYGETTCDAKKKTWEILDRLVPTYVMEIPQMKKARDRALWLEEVKDFKAKVEEVCKKAISAEDLAGAIRVINDKRRALQRLTKLRAANPAPISGKDALLIEQIAFYDEPVRFAEKVNELCDELEGRVAEGSGAFPAEAPRVMVSGTPMALPNWKVHNLLESAGAVVVGEESCIGTRYFKDLIAEGEIAMDRQLEVLTDRYMQIDCSCFTPNDERVHQVLKEYRASKAQGVLHYSLQFCHTYNIEEIKIREMCEKEGIPYLSIETDYSPEDVGQLQTRIEAFLEQIRG
- a CDS encoding peroxiredoxin family protein, which produces MFSINNPRRIIRNQWCRFGVILLFLIFIAGCGGATDDLFPSGDDERPVATDETGGLPGNTSPDFALITTDYNTFTLSDYLQGGANEADAVVIYFTMWCPVCSAHMDHIQFQIMPEFTGNRVVYLAIDYLSGSTASTTQAQQDAGFAGGNWLAAADPGQVVTGIFNATMATTVVIDPSGKVRMNEDFRTGENLLQLLRELTAAAP
- the selB gene encoding selenocysteine-specific translation elongation factor, which produces MKHVTIGVAGHVDHGKTSFVKQITGIDTDRHPEEKRRGLSLEAGIACWPRPDGTVASFVDVPGHQDFLKNTVRGLQGVDLAVLLVAADDGVMPQTREHLDILSFFKVNDGMVVLSKTDCVDAETVELAELEIMELTAGTFLEGKPVIRFSAINGSGREEIITLLDLAMTQSSGKPPAMPFRLWIDQIRSFSGIGTVVSGTVLSGEIRVNDDLSIQPNGITTRVRSLEEHGRKIDEATAGQRIGINLHRVGVDDICRGMCLAAPGQYPPVSHFNATMQIPPHAGTGIKERQKVKLYLGVSVLTATVKFIDSPPDGTAGNSLVQMQLKKPAVVAAGDHFVVTPLNRNAVIAGGSVLEHSGEKVREANKAIISGRLKALQADDLAAYVAQFCRLHPGIPIDVNSLAIRTIWSPARIEGYVASGLKAKTLVDLSAGKIVRAPDLETFTSRFVDILKAAFAAKPDRQPMQVPELIHQCRPACDEKLAVRIVDDLCRKGLWDRMKGGITPADFRQRLPEDLTGVGALLQRYAEDQGLRPFSAGYFVKTAEIPLTLRQTQRTLDFFCKTGEMIRLNNERYLTSSAMAGIKKKVGAWIVDRGELCLRDCKEALDFNRSLGLPVLEYLDQIGFTIQHGEGRIVANSDLNQTPGL
- a CDS encoding 3-hydroxyacyl-ACP dehydratase; the protein is MQIGIDLGSRTIKVAVIRDGNLLDQQLAESGFDPYGQALEMVGKYGAGRIVATGYGRHLAAEHFAHEVITEIKAHALGARHFFPDCRTIVDIGGQDSKVIALDRQGRVSNFQMNDKCAAGTGRFLEIMAATLGFRLDEFGSEALRSETEVGINSMCTVFAESEVISMKNRGFSPKDIAMGVHLSVVNRMVGMLNRMGHGETIVFSGGVARNPCVVKLLRERLPEARVVSPESPDLVGAIGAALHAGY
- a CDS encoding aquaporin family protein; its protein translation is MRNSPEFFGELIGTFILVFFGCGSVAVTVLFSAHNGLFQVAAVWGLGVTLAIYATRHLSCAHLNPAVSVAMVLGHRMTVRRLPVYLSAQFVGAFLAATVLYTLFSGSIAAYETMHGIVRGSQESIQTAMMFGEYYPNPGAGANAVVSYWNAFGAEAVGTFILVMMIFALTEGCNVGRPDDALAPLFIGMTVAAIICVIAPLTQAGLNPARDLGPRIFAWLAGWKGAAFPDDRYGFLVIYVAAPILGGAAASLLFVRFLEPMMNKKNSCNCCE
- a CDS encoding rhodanese-like domain-containing protein, whose product is MAADYQYVSAEELKGWLEAERTVLLVDIQEKQDFAAHHIKGSLETNAYPVKSDAERQTIDPAVNRAKDYEAVVVVCPRGKGGAKRTYDYLKEQGVPEAKLTILTGGMEQWPYKEWVAGK